A genomic window from Micromonospora sp. WMMA1947 includes:
- a CDS encoding DUF167 domain-containing protein codes for MTIADDTLTVAVRVKPGASRARVGGRFDGPYGPALVVAVHAPAVDGRATEAARRALADALGVRPATVSLRSGAASRDKLFLVERPHDGLPEVLRRLRDGSTA; via the coding sequence ATGACGATCGCGGACGACACACTCACCGTCGCGGTGCGGGTGAAGCCCGGAGCGTCCCGTGCCCGGGTGGGCGGGCGGTTCGACGGGCCGTACGGTCCCGCGCTCGTCGTCGCGGTGCACGCGCCGGCGGTCGACGGCCGCGCCACCGAGGCGGCCCGGCGCGCGCTCGCCGACGCGCTCGGCGTCCGGCCGGCGACCGTGTCGCTGCGGTCCGGCGCCGCCAGCCGCGACAAGCTCTTCCTGGTCGAGCGCCCGCACGACGGGCTGCCCGAGGTGCTGCGCCGGCTGCGCGACGGCAGCACGGCGTGA
- a CDS encoding potassium/proton antiporter: MTPGLDVALLVGAAVLLVAVGAVRFSTRLGVPSLLVYLALGVLLGEAGLGIRFDDVELTRVLGFCALIVIIAEGGLTARWSTLRPVLGLAAALSTVGVVVSIVVVGVVVHLLLGLDWRLALLYGAVLSSTDAAAVFATLRRLRLPPRLVAALEAESGVNDAPVVLLVLVLSRAGAGVAHPWWYEVLLVGYELSAGAAVGVGAGLAGRYALRRAALPSAGLYPIAVVGFTVLAYAAGSVLHASGFLAVYVAGVLLGNSRLPHRQAILGFADGLAWLAQIGLFVLLGLLVSPRRLDSAVLPAVITGLALLLLARPLSVAISALPFRVNLREQLFLSWAGLRGAVPVVLATIPLSLHVPGADRLFDAVFVLVVIFTLLQAGTLARAARRLGVTAPAEASEILLETAPLERMRADLLQLEVPPGSRLAGVHVDELRLPVGAAVTLVLRDGVGFVPGADTRLKVGDSLLIVATAGVRDETERRLRAVSRRGRLARWFGEYGEEPAR; this comes from the coding sequence ATGACCCCGGGGCTCGACGTCGCGTTGCTCGTGGGCGCCGCCGTGCTGCTGGTCGCGGTGGGCGCGGTGCGGTTCTCCACCCGGCTCGGCGTGCCGAGCCTGCTGGTCTACCTGGCGCTGGGGGTGCTACTCGGCGAGGCGGGGCTGGGCATCCGCTTCGACGACGTCGAGCTGACCCGGGTGCTCGGCTTCTGCGCGCTCATCGTGATCATCGCCGAGGGCGGCCTGACCGCGCGGTGGAGCACGTTGCGGCCGGTGCTGGGCCTGGCCGCGGCGCTGTCCACCGTCGGTGTGGTGGTCAGCATCGTGGTCGTCGGCGTAGTGGTGCACCTGCTGCTCGGCCTGGACTGGCGGCTGGCCCTGCTCTACGGCGCGGTGCTCTCCTCCACCGACGCGGCGGCGGTGTTCGCCACGCTGCGCCGGTTGCGCCTGCCGCCCCGGCTGGTCGCCGCGCTGGAGGCGGAGTCCGGCGTGAACGACGCCCCGGTCGTCCTGCTGGTGCTGGTGCTGTCCCGCGCCGGGGCCGGGGTCGCCCACCCCTGGTGGTACGAGGTGCTGCTGGTCGGCTACGAGCTGAGCGCGGGCGCGGCGGTCGGGGTCGGCGCCGGGCTGGCCGGCCGGTACGCGCTGCGCCGGGCCGCGCTGCCGTCGGCCGGCCTGTACCCGATCGCGGTGGTCGGCTTCACCGTGCTCGCGTACGCGGCCGGCTCGGTGCTGCACGCCTCGGGTTTCCTCGCCGTGTACGTCGCGGGCGTGCTGCTCGGCAACTCCCGGCTGCCGCACCGGCAGGCCATCCTCGGTTTCGCCGACGGGCTGGCCTGGCTGGCCCAGATCGGGTTGTTCGTGCTGCTGGGCCTGCTGGTCTCGCCGCGCCGGCTGGACTCGGCGGTGCTGCCGGCCGTGATCACCGGGCTGGCCCTGCTGCTGCTCGCCCGGCCGCTGTCGGTGGCGATCTCCGCGCTGCCGTTCCGGGTGAACCTGCGCGAGCAGTTGTTCCTGTCCTGGGCCGGGCTGCGCGGCGCGGTGCCGGTGGTGCTGGCGACCATCCCGCTGTCGCTGCACGTACCGGGGGCGGACCGCCTGTTCGACGCGGTCTTCGTCCTGGTGGTGATCTTCACGTTGCTCCAGGCGGGCACGCTGGCGCGGGCGGCCCGGCGGCTGGGCGTGACCGCACCGGCCGAGGCGAGCGAGATCCTGCTGGAGACGGCCCCGCTGGAGCGGATGCGCGCCGATCTGCTCCAGTTGGAGGTGCCGCCCGGGTCGCGGCTGGCCGGGGTGCACGTGGACGAGCTGCGGCTGCCTGTCGGTGCCGCGGTCACCCTGGTGCTGCGCGACGGCGTCGGTTTCGTGCCGGGCGCGGACACCCGGCTCAAGGTCGGGGACAGCCTGCTCATCGTGGCCACCGCCGGTGTACGGGACGAGACCGAGCGGCGGCTGCGGGCGGTGAGCCGCCGGGGCCGGTTGGCGAGGTGGTTCGGGGAGTACGGCGAGGAGCCGGCCCGCTGA
- a CDS encoding TraR/DksA C4-type zinc finger protein, with protein MAKPADTRTAGRKPVAKATRSAAETEKIRAALAARRDELTAEYDQTLSEITELQRERLTDSAGDDQADTGTKTFEREQEISLANSIKERITQVERALERLDEGGYGWCERCGNPIPVERLAAFPSATLCVTCKQLEERR; from the coding sequence ATGGCGAAGCCAGCCGACACCAGGACCGCCGGTCGCAAGCCGGTGGCGAAGGCCACCCGCAGCGCGGCGGAGACCGAGAAGATCCGGGCCGCCCTGGCGGCACGGCGGGACGAGCTCACGGCCGAGTACGATCAGACGCTGAGCGAGATCACCGAGCTGCAGCGCGAGCGGCTGACCGACTCGGCCGGGGACGACCAGGCCGACACCGGGACCAAGACGTTCGAGCGGGAGCAGGAGATCTCTCTCGCCAACAGCATCAAGGAACGAATCACGCAGGTCGAGCGCGCCCTGGAGCGCCTCGACGAGGGTGGCTACGGCTGGTGCGAGCGGTGCGGCAACCCGATCCCGGTGGAGCGGCTCGCCGCGTTCCCGTCGGCCACCCTCTGCGTGACGTGCAAGCAGCTGGAGGAGCGGCGCTGA
- the lspA gene encoding signal peptidase II, producing MTAAPPAGAGTTESGAGAPRRKAVGLLLGVSLFSLLADLGTKQLALAELTGREPVSLLGGAVYLSLTRNSGAAWSIGSDHTWVFPIITFVVVGWIAWMALRLRSLPWAVSLGLVLGGALGNLIDRIFRAPGHFVGHVVDMISLFDPYGQVWPVFNLADSSLVCGVVLAVFLELTGRQRDGSRLRDEKRDDAAPAEQRESA from the coding sequence ATGACCGCAGCACCGCCCGCCGGGGCCGGCACCACCGAGTCGGGCGCCGGCGCGCCTCGCCGTAAGGCCGTCGGCCTGCTGCTCGGCGTGTCCCTGTTCTCGCTGCTGGCGGATCTCGGCACGAAGCAGCTCGCGCTCGCCGAGCTGACCGGCCGGGAACCGGTGTCGCTGCTCGGTGGCGCGGTCTACCTCAGCCTCACCCGCAACAGCGGCGCGGCCTGGAGCATCGGCTCGGACCACACCTGGGTCTTCCCGATCATCACGTTCGTGGTGGTCGGGTGGATCGCCTGGATGGCGTTGCGGCTGCGCTCGCTGCCCTGGGCGGTGTCGCTGGGACTGGTGCTGGGCGGTGCGCTGGGCAACCTGATCGACCGGATCTTCCGCGCGCCGGGGCACTTCGTCGGCCACGTGGTCGACATGATCAGCCTCTTCGACCCGTACGGCCAGGTCTGGCCGGTGTTCAACCTGGCCGACAGCTCGCTGGTGTGCGGCGTGGTGCTCGCGGTCTTCCTGGAGCTGACCGGCCGCCAGCGCGACGGCTCCCGGCTGCGCGACGAGAAGCGCGACGACGCCGCCCCGGCCGAGCAGCGGGAGAGCGCGTGA
- a CDS encoding RluA family pseudouridine synthase, whose translation MTSAFAAAGDTRSLPVPDGLDGMRLDQAVSRLFGLSRTAAAGLIDAGDALVDGVVRPNSHKVKAGSWLEVTLPAPPAPPTVVPQAVPGLTVVYADDDIVVVDKPVGVAAHPSPGWTGPTVIGGLAGIGHRISTSGAAERQGVVHRLDVGTTGIMAVAKSERAYTALKRAFKYREVEKRYHAVVQGHPDPLSGTIDAPIDRHPHHDYRWAVVSGGKPSITHYDTIEAFPAASLLDVRLETGRTHQIRVHFSSMRHPCVGDLTYGADPTLSARLGLARQWLHARSLSFAHPGTGDEVTFVSEYPDDLARALEILRD comes from the coding sequence GTGACCTCCGCGTTCGCCGCCGCCGGCGACACCCGCTCCCTGCCCGTGCCGGACGGCCTCGACGGGATGCGCCTGGACCAGGCCGTGTCCCGGCTGTTCGGGCTCTCCCGCACCGCCGCCGCCGGCCTGATCGACGCCGGCGACGCGCTCGTCGACGGCGTGGTCCGGCCCAACTCGCACAAGGTCAAGGCGGGCTCGTGGCTGGAGGTCACGCTGCCCGCGCCGCCGGCACCGCCGACTGTGGTGCCGCAGGCGGTGCCCGGCCTGACCGTGGTGTACGCCGACGACGACATCGTGGTGGTGGACAAGCCGGTCGGGGTGGCGGCCCACCCCAGCCCGGGCTGGACCGGCCCCACGGTGATCGGCGGGCTGGCCGGCATCGGCCACCGGATCTCCACGAGCGGCGCCGCCGAGCGGCAGGGCGTGGTGCACCGGCTCGACGTGGGCACCACCGGGATCATGGCGGTGGCCAAGAGCGAGCGCGCGTACACCGCGCTGAAGCGGGCGTTCAAGTACCGCGAGGTGGAGAAGCGCTACCACGCCGTGGTGCAGGGCCACCCGGACCCGCTGAGCGGCACCATCGACGCGCCGATCGACAGGCACCCGCACCACGACTACCGCTGGGCCGTGGTCTCCGGCGGCAAGCCGAGCATCACCCACTACGACACGATCGAGGCGTTCCCCGCCGCCAGCCTGCTCGACGTGCGGCTGGAGACCGGGCGTACGCACCAGATCCGGGTGCACTTCTCCAGCATGCGGCACCCCTGCGTGGGTGACCTGACCTACGGCGCGGACCCGACGCTGTCGGCCCGGCTGGGGCTGGCCCGGCAGTGGCTGCACGCCCGCTCGCTGAGCTTCGCGCACCCGGGCACGGGCGACGAGGTGACGTTCGTCAGCGAGTACCCGGACGACCTGGCCCGCGCGCTGGAGATCCTGCGCGACTGA
- a CDS encoding ATPase — MDGSETGWGRQGEPAPRWRALLDRARLGGRGAEHADADRHVEEQPAPPPDPLPRRAAGTGWTGRATAVGRAPDGSYGAEPGYRAEATFRVDPAFRADPRHDGEPAYRAEPAYRSDPEPSWRTGQPYPAEPSWRAEPSIAPDPPFAAEPRPEPSWRAEPARPEPHGRAEAPAESRYSLLDSGYRPAPPPAESRYALLDRGRYRPDVPPAPEPVVPAPRSPLEGRSGRAGRAAPAQAKWRAPEPDAELERATSVLRRELGTPRVLAFANPKGGVHKTTATVLAAATVGSVRGRGVLAWDDNELRGTLGLRAGSARHARTIRHLIHDLAQIEILEGNTLLSHLDDYLRHASDGSYDVLAGEESPRFAQRLDQFTVKRVLELLRRTHEVVCVDTGNNVESPNWRTVMQAADQLVVTTVPREDAAFSADWMLDLLHEEGMGELADNAVTLISCPTPGRTSLQDDLERHFATRTRAVAVVPYDPALETGSSIEYHQLQAETRNAWLKAAAVMVEPFAR; from the coding sequence TTGGACGGCAGCGAGACCGGCTGGGGTCGGCAGGGCGAGCCGGCACCGCGGTGGCGGGCGCTGCTCGACCGGGCCCGGCTCGGCGGTCGCGGCGCGGAGCACGCCGACGCCGACCGGCACGTCGAGGAGCAACCGGCGCCGCCGCCCGACCCGCTGCCCCGTCGTGCCGCGGGCACCGGGTGGACCGGGCGCGCCACCGCCGTCGGCCGCGCGCCCGACGGGTCGTACGGCGCCGAGCCCGGCTACCGCGCCGAGGCCACGTTCCGGGTCGACCCGGCCTTCCGCGCCGATCCCCGCCACGACGGCGAGCCGGCCTACCGGGCCGAACCGGCGTACCGCAGCGACCCGGAGCCGTCCTGGCGCACCGGGCAGCCCTACCCGGCCGAGCCGTCCTGGCGCGCCGAGCCGTCGATCGCGCCGGACCCGCCCTTCGCCGCCGAGCCCCGGCCGGAGCCGTCATGGCGCGCCGAACCGGCACGGCCGGAGCCGCACGGCCGGGCCGAGGCGCCGGCCGAGTCCCGGTACTCCCTTCTCGACAGCGGCTACCGGCCCGCGCCGCCGCCTGCCGAGTCCCGGTACGCCCTGCTCGACCGGGGCCGCTACCGGCCGGACGTCCCGCCCGCGCCGGAACCGGTGGTGCCCGCGCCGCGCAGCCCGCTGGAGGGCCGCTCCGGCCGGGCGGGCCGGGCCGCGCCGGCCCAGGCGAAGTGGCGTGCCCCCGAGCCGGACGCCGAGCTGGAACGCGCCACCAGCGTGCTGCGCCGCGAGCTGGGCACCCCCCGGGTGCTCGCCTTCGCCAACCCCAAGGGCGGCGTGCACAAGACCACCGCGACGGTGCTCGCCGCCGCCACCGTGGGCAGCGTCCGCGGGCGCGGCGTGCTCGCCTGGGACGACAACGAACTGCGCGGCACGCTCGGTCTGCGAGCCGGCAGCGCCCGGCACGCCCGTACCATCCGCCACCTGATCCACGACCTGGCGCAGATCGAGATCCTCGAGGGCAACACGCTGCTGTCGCACCTCGACGACTACCTGCGGCACGCCTCCGACGGCTCGTACGACGTGCTGGCCGGCGAGGAGAGCCCGCGCTTCGCCCAGCGGCTCGACCAGTTCACCGTCAAGCGGGTGCTGGAGCTGCTGCGCCGCACCCACGAGGTGGTCTGCGTGGACACCGGCAACAACGTGGAGAGCCCGAACTGGCGCACCGTCATGCAGGCCGCCGACCAGCTCGTGGTGACCACCGTGCCGCGCGAGGACGCGGCGTTCAGCGCGGACTGGATGCTCGACCTGCTGCACGAGGAGGGCATGGGGGAGCTGGCCGACAACGCGGTCACGTTGATCTCCTGCCCGACGCCGGGGCGTACCTCGTTGCAGGACGACCTGGAACGGCACTTCGCCACCCGTACCCGGGCGGTCGCCGTGGTGCCCTACGACCCGGCGCTGGAGACCGGCTCCTCGATCGAGTACCACCAGCTCCAGGCCGAGACCCGCAACGCCTGGCTCAAGGCGGCAGCGGTGATGGTGGAACCGTTCGCGCGCTGA
- a CDS encoding DUF2567 domain-containing protein encodes MSPDTPEPERARERTDGTDARTGDAVPRTGNAPWPGDGAWPAREQPPGWPGGLPVPAGTPVTAPGADPLAGYPGVVAQLPGADAGRSGRPLLTALAVVALLTALGVPLGLLWAWAAPATPVRQTPAGAVYATTQPEQPIAADGWFSLLTLGFGVLAAIALWVVLRRRRGPAGLVAVTLGGLGAAVVAWQVGRRIGLSTFQRLVETAPPGTAFTKPVDLRAGGVDWYGPLPLPHGNLLLAAFGAAVTYTLLAGWSRWPSLRPEPELDATWPPPPPGFSSAPGDQPAR; translated from the coding sequence GTGAGTCCGGACACCCCTGAGCCCGAGCGGGCGCGCGAGCGCACCGACGGCACCGACGCGCGTACCGGCGACGCCGTCCCGCGTACCGGAAACGCCCCGTGGCCCGGCGACGGCGCGTGGCCCGCGCGCGAGCAGCCGCCCGGCTGGCCCGGCGGCCTGCCGGTACCGGCAGGCACGCCGGTCACCGCGCCCGGCGCCGACCCGCTAGCCGGGTACCCCGGCGTGGTGGCGCAGCTACCTGGCGCCGACGCCGGCCGGTCCGGCCGCCCGCTGCTCACCGCGCTGGCCGTGGTCGCGCTGCTCACCGCGCTCGGCGTCCCGCTGGGCCTGCTGTGGGCGTGGGCGGCGCCCGCCACCCCGGTACGGCAGACCCCGGCGGGCGCGGTCTACGCGACCACCCAGCCGGAGCAGCCGATCGCCGCGGACGGCTGGTTCAGCCTCCTGACGCTCGGCTTCGGTGTGCTCGCCGCGATCGCCCTGTGGGTGGTGCTGCGCCGCCGGCGCGGCCCGGCCGGCCTGGTCGCGGTGACGCTCGGCGGTCTCGGCGCGGCAGTGGTGGCCTGGCAGGTCGGCCGCCGGATCGGGCTGTCGACGTTCCAGCGGCTGGTGGAGACCGCGCCGCCGGGAACCGCCTTCACCAAGCCCGTCGACCTGCGCGCCGGTGGCGTCGACTGGTACGGCCCGCTGCCGTTGCCGCACGGGAACCTGCTGCTCGCCGCGTTCGGCGCCGCCGTCACGTACACGCTGCTGGCGGGCTGGTCGCGGTGGCCGTCGCTGCGGCCGGAGCCGGAGCTCGACGCGACCTGGCCGCCGCCCCCGCCCGGGTTCAGTTCGGCGCCGGGGGACCAGCCAGCTCGCTGA
- a CDS encoding LON peptidase substrate-binding domain-containing protein: protein MSARLPVFPLGTVLFPGLVLPLHIFEERYKALVRHLVGLPEGAPREFGVVAIQAGWEVAPAGPPGRAGPAGGEVTLHEVGCTAELRQVTELADGGFDIVTVGRRRFRVAEVDDSAEPYLTAEVEWLPEPDGPDEVSDLLAARVISVFRQYLGLIRPDQQEITEQLPEDPTVLSHLVAATAALTVADRQRLLAADDTAGRLRAELRLLNRETALLRQVRAVPVPLSELAGPPAPN from the coding sequence GTGAGCGCACGGCTGCCGGTGTTCCCGCTCGGGACCGTCCTCTTCCCCGGGCTGGTCCTTCCGCTGCACATCTTCGAGGAGCGCTACAAGGCGCTGGTGCGCCACCTCGTGGGGCTGCCCGAGGGCGCGCCGCGCGAGTTCGGCGTGGTCGCGATCCAGGCCGGCTGGGAGGTCGCGCCGGCCGGGCCGCCGGGTCGCGCCGGGCCGGCCGGCGGCGAGGTCACCCTGCACGAGGTCGGCTGCACCGCCGAACTGCGGCAGGTCACCGAGCTGGCCGACGGCGGCTTCGACATCGTCACGGTGGGGCGGCGGCGCTTCCGGGTCGCCGAGGTCGACGACTCCGCCGAGCCGTACCTGACCGCCGAGGTGGAGTGGCTGCCCGAGCCGGACGGCCCGGACGAGGTCTCCGACCTGCTGGCGGCCCGGGTGATCTCGGTGTTCCGGCAATATCTCGGCCTGATCCGGCCGGACCAGCAGGAGATCACCGAGCAGCTGCCGGAGGATCCGACGGTCCTGTCGCACCTGGTCGCCGCGACCGCCGCGCTGACCGTCGCCGACCGGCAGCGGCTGCTCGCCGCCGACGACACGGCCGGCCGGCTGCGCGCCGAGCTGCGCCTGCTCAACCGGGAGACGGCGCTGCTGCGGCAGGTGCGCGCGGTGCCGGTGCCGCTCAGCGAGCTGGCTGGTCCCCCGGCGCCGAACTGA
- the hisD gene encoding histidinol dehydrogenase, with the protein MLNRIDLRGGVRDPRRLLPRAQLDVSVAVERIRPLVEAVRDHGYPAIREASERFDGVSPERLRVPVETIRAAEGELDPQVRAALLESITRARKVHDDQRRTDHTTTVVPGGTVTERWVPVDRVGLYVPGGLAMYPSTVVMNVVPAQAAGVRSLVVVSPPQKDNDGLPDRRVLAACALLGVDEVYAVGGAQAVAMLAYGATVDPAGDERCEPVDMITGPGNIWVTAAKRLLRGVVGIDAEAGPTEIAILADDTADPAHVAADLISQAEHDPLAASVLVTPSTALADAVDAELARQAPAAKHAERIGTALRGEQSGVVLVDDLEAGLRVVDAYAAEHLEIQTENAREWALRVRNAGAIFVGAWSPVSLGDYCAGSNHVLPTGGCARHSSGLSVQSFLRGVHLIEYTQDALRDVAPHVVTLATVEDLPAHGQAVSVRFPDGGAS; encoded by the coding sequence GTGCTGAATCGGATCGACCTGCGCGGCGGTGTCCGTGACCCGCGCCGCCTGCTGCCCCGTGCCCAGCTCGACGTCTCCGTGGCGGTCGAGCGGATCCGCCCGCTCGTGGAGGCGGTCCGGGACCATGGGTACCCGGCGATCCGGGAGGCGAGCGAACGGTTCGACGGCGTCTCCCCGGAGCGGCTGCGGGTGCCGGTCGAGACGATCCGCGCCGCCGAGGGCGAGCTGGACCCGCAGGTCCGCGCCGCGCTGCTGGAGTCGATCACCCGGGCTCGCAAGGTCCACGACGACCAGCGCCGCACCGACCACACCACGACCGTGGTGCCCGGCGGCACGGTGACCGAGCGGTGGGTGCCGGTCGACCGGGTCGGCCTCTACGTCCCCGGCGGCCTGGCCATGTACCCGTCGACCGTCGTGATGAACGTGGTGCCGGCCCAGGCGGCCGGGGTGCGCTCCCTGGTGGTGGTGAGCCCGCCGCAGAAGGACAACGACGGCCTGCCCGACCGCCGGGTCCTCGCGGCCTGCGCGCTGCTCGGCGTGGACGAGGTGTACGCCGTCGGCGGCGCCCAGGCGGTCGCCATGCTCGCGTACGGCGCCACCGTCGACCCGGCCGGGGACGAGCGCTGCGAGCCGGTCGACATGATCACCGGTCCGGGCAACATCTGGGTCACCGCCGCGAAGCGGCTGCTGCGCGGCGTGGTCGGCATCGACGCCGAGGCCGGCCCGACCGAGATCGCGATCCTGGCCGACGACACCGCCGACCCGGCGCACGTCGCCGCCGATCTGATCAGCCAGGCCGAGCACGACCCGCTGGCCGCGAGCGTGCTGGTCACCCCGTCCACCGCGCTGGCCGACGCGGTCGACGCCGAGCTGGCCCGGCAGGCGCCCGCGGCCAAGCACGCCGAGCGGATCGGCACGGCGCTGCGCGGCGAGCAGAGCGGCGTGGTCCTGGTCGACGACCTGGAGGCGGGCCTGCGGGTGGTCGACGCGTACGCGGCCGAGCACCTGGAGATCCAGACCGAGAACGCCCGCGAGTGGGCGCTGCGGGTACGCAACGCCGGTGCGATCTTCGTGGGCGCCTGGTCGCCGGTGTCGCTCGGCGACTACTGCGCCGGCTCCAACCACGTGCTGCCCACCGGCGGCTGCGCCCGGCACTCCTCCGGCCTGTCCGTGCAGTCCTTCCTGCGCGGCGTCCACCTGATCGAATACACGCAGGACGCGCTGCGCGACGTGGCCCCGCACGTGGTCACCCTGGCGACCGTGGAGGACCTGCCCGCGCACGGCCAGGCGGTCAGCGTCCGGTTCCCCGACGGCGGCGCGTCGTGA
- a CDS encoding histidinol-phosphate transaminase, with translation MTTLDDLPIRDDLRGRTPYGAPQLDVPVRLNTNENSYPVPEPVVEAIGKAVAAELRDLNRYPDRDAVALRADLAAYLGHGLTADHVWAANGSNEIQQQLLQAFAGPGRTALGFTPAYSMHPLLALGTGTRWVPARRGADFGLTAGEAVAQVREHRPDVVFLCSPNNPTGTALDPAVVAAVLDEAPGMVIVDEAYAEFARPGTVSALAVLPGHPRLVVTRTMSKAFGFAGGRLGYLAADPAVVDAVQLVRLPYHLSALTQAAARAALAHRDALLGTVTAIMEQRDRIVAELRARGHRVADSDANFVLFAVEGDQAVAWRTLLDAGVLVRDVGLPGWLRVTAGTPTETDAFLTAMETVS, from the coding sequence GTGACCACGCTCGACGACCTGCCCATCCGCGACGACCTGCGCGGGCGCACGCCGTACGGGGCGCCGCAGCTCGACGTGCCGGTGCGGCTGAACACCAACGAGAACTCCTACCCGGTGCCCGAGCCGGTGGTGGAGGCGATCGGCAAGGCTGTCGCCGCCGAGCTGCGCGACCTCAACCGCTACCCGGACCGGGACGCGGTGGCGCTGCGCGCCGACCTCGCCGCCTACCTGGGACACGGGCTCACCGCCGACCACGTGTGGGCGGCGAACGGCTCCAACGAGATCCAGCAGCAGCTGCTCCAGGCGTTCGCCGGTCCCGGGCGTACCGCGCTCGGCTTCACCCCGGCGTACTCGATGCACCCGCTGCTGGCGCTCGGCACCGGCACCCGGTGGGTGCCCGCCCGGCGCGGCGCGGACTTCGGTCTCACCGCCGGCGAGGCGGTGGCCCAGGTCCGCGAGCACCGGCCGGACGTGGTGTTCCTCTGCTCGCCGAACAACCCGACCGGCACCGCGCTCGACCCGGCGGTGGTCGCCGCCGTGCTGGACGAGGCGCCCGGCATGGTGATCGTCGACGAGGCGTACGCCGAGTTCGCCCGGCCCGGCACGGTGAGTGCGCTCGCCGTGCTGCCCGGCCACCCGCGGCTGGTGGTGACCCGCACCATGAGCAAGGCGTTCGGGTTCGCCGGCGGCCGGCTCGGCTACCTGGCCGCCGACCCGGCGGTGGTGGACGCGGTGCAGCTGGTAAGGCTGCCGTACCACCTGTCCGCGCTCACCCAGGCCGCCGCCCGCGCGGCGCTGGCGCACCGGGACGCCCTGCTCGGCACCGTGACCGCGATCATGGAGCAGCGGGACCGGATCGTCGCCGAGCTGCGCGCCCGGGGCCACCGGGTGGCCGACAGCGACGCCAACTTCGTGCTGTTCGCCGTCGAGGGGGACCAGGCGGTGGCCTGGCGTACCCTGCTCGATGCCGGCGTGCTGGTGCGCGACGTCGGCCTGCCCGGCTGGCTGCGCGTCACCGCCGGAACCCCGACCGAGACCGACGCCTTCCTCACCGCGATGGAGACAGTTTCATGA
- the hisB gene encoding imidazoleglycerol-phosphate dehydratase HisB encodes MSRIARIERVTNETKVLVEIDLDGTGKADIETGVGFYDHMLNQIARHGGFDLTVHTVGDLEIDAHHTMEDTALALGAAFDRALGDKAGIRRYGSATVPMDEVLVRAAVDLSGRPYVVHDEPALAPYIGPVYPTSMTRHIWESFGQSARITLHVDVLRAARPGGHPDAHHVVEAQFKAVSRALREATALDPRNAGVVPSTKGAL; translated from the coding sequence ATGAGCCGGATCGCCCGGATCGAGCGGGTCACAAACGAGACGAAGGTGCTCGTCGAGATCGACCTCGACGGCACCGGCAAGGCCGACATCGAGACCGGCGTCGGCTTCTACGACCACATGCTCAACCAGATCGCCCGGCACGGCGGCTTCGACCTGACCGTGCACACCGTCGGCGACCTGGAGATCGACGCGCACCACACGATGGAGGACACCGCGCTCGCGCTGGGCGCCGCGTTCGACCGGGCGCTGGGCGACAAGGCCGGCATCCGGCGGTACGGCTCGGCCACCGTCCCGATGGACGAGGTGCTGGTCCGCGCCGCCGTCGACCTGTCCGGCCGCCCGTACGTGGTGCACGACGAGCCGGCGCTGGCCCCGTACATCGGGCCGGTCTACCCGACGAGCATGACCCGGCACATCTGGGAGTCGTTCGGTCAGTCGGCCCGGATCACGCTGCACGTGGACGTGCTGCGCGCGGCCCGTCCCGGCGGCCACCCGGACGCCCACCACGTGGTCGAGGCGCAGTTCAAGGCCGTCTCCCGCGCGCTGCGCGAGGCCACCGCGCTGGACCCGCGTAACGCGGGTGTGGTGCCGTCCACGAAGGGTGCTCTCTAA
- the hisH gene encoding imidazole glycerol phosphate synthase subunit HisH: protein MARVVVLDYGSGNLRSAERAVERAGADVTVTDDLDAAASADGLVVPGVGAFAACMAGIEALGAGPVIADRVAAGRPVLGICVGMQILFGHGEEHGVVTKGLGLLPGGVTRLPARRLPHMGWNTVRPPAGSALFAGLPDGTRFYFVHSYGVTDPVALAEAGATVTTAHHGADFVAAVERGPLSAAQFHPEKSADAGAALLRNWLGTL, encoded by the coding sequence ATGGCACGGGTGGTGGTGCTCGACTACGGCTCGGGCAACCTGCGTTCGGCCGAGCGCGCGGTGGAGCGGGCCGGCGCCGACGTGACAGTCACCGACGACCTGGACGCCGCCGCGTCGGCCGACGGCCTGGTGGTGCCGGGCGTCGGCGCGTTCGCCGCGTGCATGGCCGGGATCGAGGCGCTGGGCGCCGGGCCGGTCATCGCCGACCGGGTCGCCGCCGGGCGGCCGGTGCTGGGCATCTGCGTCGGCATGCAGATCCTCTTCGGGCACGGCGAGGAGCACGGCGTGGTCACCAAGGGGCTGGGGCTGCTGCCCGGCGGCGTGACCCGGCTGCCCGCGCGGCGGTTGCCGCACATGGGCTGGAACACCGTGCGCCCGCCGGCCGGCTCGGCGCTGTTCGCCGGGCTGCCGGACGGCACCCGGTTCTACTTCGTCCACTCCTACGGGGTGACCGACCCGGTGGCGCTGGCCGAGGCGGGCGCCACGGTGACCACGGCGCACCACGGCGCGGACTTCGTCGCGGCGGTGGAGCGGGGGCCGCTGTCGGCCGCGCAGTTCCACCCGGAGAAGTCGGCCGACGCCGGGGCCGCGCTGCTGCGCAACTGGCTCGGCACGCTGTGA